The following proteins are co-located in the Apis mellifera strain DH4 linkage group LG11, Amel_HAv3.1, whole genome shotgun sequence genome:
- the LOC409759 gene encoding LOW QUALITY PROTEIN: uncharacterized protein LOC409759 (The sequence of the model RefSeq protein was modified relative to this genomic sequence to represent the inferred CDS: deleted 1 base in 1 codon) gives MKVTVASPSSAQRSVSLSSHRCTVLAVALGCPFGAFVGCAGNVASYVNGTVRDVLDLSLSTISTSPRLFCKGCKTTKMDWENRTVSLLLCLSILLATIHNGNAERKIVCYYTNWSIYRPGTAKFSPQNINPYLCTHLIYAFGGFTKDNALKPFDKYQDIEKGGYAKFTGLKTYNKNLKTLLAIGGWNEGSSRFSPMVADAGRRREFVKNAIKFLRKNHFDGLDLDWEYPAFRDGGKPRDKDNYANLVQELREEFEREASKTGRPRLLLTLAMPAGIEYIDKGYDIPRLNEYLDFINLLSYDYHSSYEPAVNHHAPLYPLEEDNEYNYDTELTIDYTVNYLLKKGASSDKIILGIPTYGRSYTLFNQDATDLGSPADGPGIEGDATREKGYLAYYEICESLAQSDEWEVVEPNPDAMGPYAFKGDQWVGYDDEDIVRLKARYVNEKKLGGIMFWTIDNDDFRGKCHDRPYPLIEAAKETLLSDATDTVRKSKPVEGRKKSRIQGTRSDAERRKNGGRGGTTATPVSKNRVPTSSRPRYRTFTRPRASEPDEEEGGRVDRRSYDPASEDEERQGREEEEENSERGNAVSGANKRERSRDGKKSRGGKNRSSSSRNRRKQVRRKEEGNNGLDSKEESLSNKLTTPEPPTTPDPGTDFKCEDEGFFSHPRDCKKYFWCLDSGPGGLGVVAHQFTCPSGLVFNKAADSCDYPRNVACPKSKTPSSSASTTRAPITAATSRTTYLYSTTTRRPSTAKPDPEEEYEYYEDEDEEEEEGEEEEEKEEAKVTSTPKTLLYKTITRNNKPSTTSTTTTTTTTTTEAAFTTSKSIDSEDEEDPKVIKELITLIKKAGGIEQLEKQLLLQDKNSNESSANSGGESATPATISRSLYERVLNRQAGKVTSRQRSSTNTNFANGPGRAQFEGLEEVPEVKGLRRSQKPKYVTIERPKHSTKEPPLDGEEVEEEEEDLDGDNTDVASSEEQTISNPFLTGSTQRATPNYIDIRRPRPSTSRKDENDVEEKSKDGGEGEAPIRRRRPGESSLSHENEKKSKSNIRKINSKTSSTENVRDEESRSSTSEENSQTTKSRYVSVQRFRSTTPQTTEAVSEIVASTTESIEPSKIGDEKIDTTTSPSTNTLPWIGSSSTPNDDIIPVETEAGRTEETETERAILSTTSESSSTTDSVKLVEDSVTEILLTTAPASLSTLSIPNTRISTASVSQPRPFGFNRRNRPSSTEPTTTTTTVTTPLPPSNDQTRSKVANTEVNRLPTLKELIGYQTNNYIATGPSSVFLNLFPLAAKSEEVMSHEKNIDRVLEEVIIEKNTIFNDTELRSWNKHDDGIENDFQSDLTVDGVDAYYVEDDTSFANKKRIDREDSSEINLKPTTMRGIPLINLLHNQVPRGFYVTRSEMEHSTSKRVKIDALTTEFTTLSVETNETISSGISSEKVGQPDIDGKVITDLEHDKNTEKNLESDVTTTFNTKLSMKNNRDGTRVEGRVESTSVSTDQVQIEKDVSSIIKFTEISIPKENVTNSSISISLTDSSPSTLTSQSSNESEIINSTTEKSITNDHNTPSILNIVIPITTIPSDITTDTNLLESNVTELCMENTTHSADLENSYSINCQNAGKSTKNDEEFKSTLSTTTLSSTSTVETSITDTTINVFNNHDEKSKFTSNYEFGHKFRRRGQNRYHVNRLNKDQENSTKVVERTQNSRRKIIGYRRPLRRPVSNGKAANDSFVYEVTTLKETKVNDSVRNVNDWKDMNKEETNVEKKLISKANQTGNEAVFDEEHLRIKENIDRSKSEVNSSKNTVTSRTPGNLSSTRLRKPTAFTLTPLQSKTTQQNTFANHRKTHLTDGKLQTVVNETLDTVDERTETSKPEKDIDQNSRAQEIAVTLADPPSVQSSTTGRPSLRNALKRKISTTVAPRTDATTSRASLRFTPALNERQKPRTKDDKTRRNSTTTTTRPRQRPPVVDYDYYEDEEEPVIGRSTFNGKLFLTSKGTFRCLDQGNFPHPYSCKKFVTCARMVNGLVIGAEYTCPDRLSFDPVGGICNWSAGLGCKE, from the exons ATGAAAGTAACAGTGGCCTCTCCGTCCTCTGCACAACGCTCAGTCTCGCTCTCCTCGCACCGGTGTACGGTGCTCGCGGTTGCTCTCGGGTGTCCTTTCGGCGCGTTCGTCGGGTGCGCTGGTAACGTCGCGTCCTACGTTAACGGCACAGTGCGCGATGTGCTCGACTTGAGCCTCTCGACGATCTCGACATCACCACGGTTGTTTTGTAAAGGCTGCAAAACGACGAAAATGGATTGG GAGAACCGAACGGTGTCACTGTTGCTTTGCCTAAGTATTCTACTCGCGACGATTCATAACG GCAATGCCGAGCGTAAGATCGTATGTTATTACACGAACTGGTCCATTTATCGACCGGGTACCGCCAAGTTTTCGCCCCAAAACATCAATCCCTATTTATGCACCCACTTGATCTACGCTTTCGGCGGGTTCACCAAGGACAATGCTTTGAAACCTTTCGACAAGTATCAAGATATCGAGAAag gTGGATACGCCAAGTTCACCGGTTTAAAAACATACAACAAGAATCTGAAAACCTTATTGGCCATCGGTGGCTGGAACGAAGGCTCGAGCAGGTTCTCGCCTATGGTAGCCGACGCTGGCAGAAGGCGAGAATTCGTCAAGAACGCGATCAAGTTTCTTCGAAAGAATCATTTCGACGGTCTCGATCTCGACTGGGAATATCCCGCGTTTAGAGACGGTGGAAAGCCTCGGGACAAGGACAATTACGCCAACCTGGTGCAG GAACTGAGGGAGGAGTTCGAGAGGGAAGCTTCGAAGACCGGAAGGCCGAGACTTTTGCTCACGTTGGCGATGCCGGCCGGCATCGAGTACATCGACAAAGGTTACGATATACCCAGATTGAACGAATACTTGGATTTCATCAATCTCCTCTCCTACGATTACCATTCGTCTTACGAGCCTGCGGTCAATCACCACGCCCCCCTCTATCCCCTGGAGGAGGACAACGAGTACAACTACGACACCGAATTGACGATC GATTACACCGTTAATTATCTGCTGAAGAAAGGTGCCTCCTCGGACAAGATAATTCTAGGGATTCCCACGTATGGAAGATCCTACACGCTTTTCAATCAAGACGCAACCGATCTAGGATCACCGGCAGATGGGCCGGGAATCGAGGGCGACGCTACTCGAGAAAAAGGCTATCTTGCTTATTAcgag ATTTGCGAGAGTTTGGCGCAATCGGACGAATGGGAAGTGGTGGAGCCTAATCCTGACGCGATGGGCCCTTACGCGTTCAAGGGGGATCAGTGGGTAGGTTACGACGACGAGGATATAGTGAGATTAAAAGCGAGATACGTGAACGAGAAGAAGTTGGGAGGAATAATGTTCTGGACGATCGACAACGACGATTTCCGGGGGAAATGTCACGATCGGCCGTATCCCCTGATCGAGGCGGCGAAAGAGACCCTCTTGTCCGACGCCAC GGACACTGTTCGAAAGTCGAAACCGGTCGAGGGACGCAAAAAGTCTCGGATTCAAGGGACTCGAAGCGACgcagagagaaggaaaaatggcGGACGAGGCGGCACAACTGCGACACCTGTCTCGAAAAATCGAGTTCCCACTTCGTCCAGGCCGAGATATCGAACGTTCACGCGgccgcgagcgagcgagccggacgaggaggaaggggggcGAGTAGATAGACGATCCTACGATCCTGCGTCCGAGGACGAGGAGAGgcaggggagggaggaggaagaggagaattcGGAGAGAGGGAACGCGGTTAGCGGGGCGAACAAGCGCGAAAGATCTAGAGACGGGAAGAAAAGTAGAGGggggaaaaatcgatcgagttcGAGCAGGAATCGTAGAAAGCAAGTTCGTCGTAAAGAAGAGGGAAACAATGGCCTCGATTCGAAGGAGGAATCGTTGAGTAATAAACTGACTACCCCGGAACCACCGACCACTCCCGATCCTGGAACAG ATTTCAAGTGCGAGGACGAAGGATTTTTCTCCCACCCTCGAGactgcaaaaaatatttctggtGCTTGGACAGCGGCCCGGGAGGTTTGGGCGTGGTTGCGCATCAATTCACCTGCCCTTCcg GATTGGTGTTCAACAAGGCAGCCGACTCCTGCGACTATCCCCGCAACGTCGCGTGCCCGAAATCGAAGACGCCGTCGTCGTCGGCGTCGACGACAAGGGCGCCGATAACAGCCGCCACGAGCCGCACCACTTACCTATACAGCACCACCACGCGGCGACCTTCCACGGCGAAACCGGATCCGGAGGAAGAATACGAGTATTACGAGGACGAagacgaggaggaagaagaaggggaggaggaggaagagaaagaggaagccAAGGTGACCTCCACTCCCAAAACGCTTTTGTACAAAACGATCACCAGGAACAACAAGCCTAGCACTACGAGTACTACTACCACTACTACGACGACAACAACGGAGGCGGCTTTCACGacttcgaaatcgatcgattcggaGGATGAAGAGGATCCCAAGGTTATAAAGGAGCTGATAACGTTGATCAAGAAAGCGGGTGGCATAGAGCAATTGGAGAAGCAGTTGTTGCTTCAAGacaaaaattcgaacgagagCTCGGCGAACTCTGGCGGAGAGAGTGCTACACCAGCTACCATAAGTCGCAGCTTGTACGAGCGCGTGTTGAACCGTCAGGCTGGTAAAGTCACGAGCAGGCAGAGATCTTCGACGAATACGAATTTCGCGAATGGGCCAGGGAGGGCGCAGTTCGAGGGATTGGAAGAGGTTCCAGAGGTGAAGGGGTTGAGACGATCGCAGAAACCGAAATACGTGACCATCGAGAGACCAAA GCATTCGACGAAGGAACCGCCATTGGACGGGGAAGaggtggaggaagaggaggaggatctgGACGGAGACAACACGGACGTGGCCTCTTCCGAGGAGCAAACGATTAGCAATCCTTTCCTAACCGGCTCGACGCAGAGGGCGACGCCTAATTACATCGATATAAGACGCCCTCGACCCTCGACTTCGAG GAAAGACGAGAACGACGTTGAGGAGAAGAGCAAGGatggaggagagggggaagcGCCAATTCGACGCCGCCGTCCA GGTGAGTCTTCACTTTCGcacgagaatgaaaaaaaatctaaatcaaaTATCCGCAAAATTAACAGCAAAACGAGCTCAACCGAAAATGTTAGAGACGAGGAATCTCGTTCATCCACGAGCGAAGAAAACTCGCAAACGACTAAATCCAG ATACGTGAGCGTGCAAAGATTCAGGAGCACGACTCCCCAAACGACGGAGGCTGTTTCGGAGATTGTTGCATCGACCACGGAATCGATCGAACCGTCGAAAATCGGCGACGAGAAAATAGATACGACGACCAGCCCGTCAACGAATACCTTACCTTGGATCGGTTCGTCCTCGACGCCCAACGACGACATCATCCCCGTTGAAACGGAGGCGGGAAGAACGGAAGAAACTGAGACGGAGAGAGCGATCCTCTCGACGACTTCGGAGTCGAGCTCGACCACCGACTCCGTGAAACTCGTGGAAGATTCGGTGACGGAGATCCTGTTGACCACGGCGCCAGCGAGCTTGTCCACGTTGTCGATTCCGAATACGAGGATCAGCACCGCGTCGGTATCTCAGCCGAGGCCGTTCGGCTTTAACCGAAGAAACAGGCCGTCGTCGACCGAGCCCacgaccaccaccaccaccgtcaCCACTCCATTGCCACCGTCCAACGATCAGACGAGGTCCAAG GTGGCCAACACGGAAGTCAATAGACTGCCAACCCTCAAGGAACTAATCGGTTATCAAACGAACAATTACATCGCCACCGGTCCATCGTCCGTATTCTTGAATTTGTTTCCTCTCGCAGCGAAAAGCGAAGAGGTTATGTCGcacgagaaaaatatcgatcgcgtTCTCGAAGAGGTTATCATTGAAAAGAATACGATTTTCAACGATACAGAACTTAGATCTTGGAACAAGCACGATGACGGGatagaaaatgattttcaatcaGATTTAACCGTGGATGGTGTAGACGCATATTACGTCGAGGACGATACTTCGTTCGCTAACAAGAAGAGAATCGATCGTGAAGATTCATCAGAAATCAATCTGAAGCCTACCACTATGCGTGGCATTCCATTGATCAACTTGCTGCACAACCAAGTTCCGCGTGGTTTTTACGTGACTAGAAGCGAAATGGAACATTCAACATCGAAAAGAGTAAAGATCGACGCGTTAACCACCGAATTTACCACCTTGTCTGTAGAGACTAACGAAACTATTTCTTCTGGGATTTCTTCTGAAAAAGTTGGACAACCTGATATAGATGGAAAAGTGATTACCGATCTCGAGCACGATAAAAACACCGAAAAAAATCTTGAGTCTGACGTTACCACAACTTTTAATACCAAATTAtccatgaaaaataatagagatGGAACTAGAGTCGAGGGTAGAGTGGAAAGCACATCTGTTTCAACGGATCAAGTCCAAATAGAGAAAGATGTatcatcgataataaaattcaccGAGATTTCAATTCCGAAAGAAAACGTAACAAATTCTTCGATTTCCATATCTTTAACCGATTCGTCACCTTCTACGCTTACCTCCCAATCTTCTAATGAATCCGAGATTATTAATTCTACGACCGAAAAATCCATAACCAATGATCACAATACTCCTtccattttgaatattgtaattCCTATAACCACGATACCGTCCGATATTACGACTGATACAAACTTATTAGAATCAAATGTAACAGAATTATGTATGGAGAATACAACGCATTCTGCGGATTTAGAAAACAGCTATTCGATAAATTGTCAAAATGCAGGAAAATCTACAAAAAATGACGAAGAATTCAAATCGACTTTATCGACCACGACGCTTTCTTCGACTAGCACCGTGGAAACGTCGATTACCGACACGACGATCAATGTGTTCAACAACCACGATGAAAAGAGTAAATTTACTTCGAATTACGAATTCGGTCATAAATTTCGGAGACGTGGCCAGAATCGTTATCACGTGAATCGATTGAACAAAGATCAAGAGAATTCAACGAAAGTAGTCGAAAGAACGCAAAATTCTCGTCGTAAAATTATAGGTTATAGAAGACCGCTACGCAGGCCTGTTTCCAATGGTAAAGCCGCGAACGACTCGTTCGTTTACGAAGTAACTACtttgaaagaaacgaaagtgaATGATTCCGTGAGAAATGTAAATGATTGGAAAGACATgaacaaagaagaaacaaatgtGGAAAAGAAGTTAATATCAAAGGCAAATCAAACAGGAAACGAAGCTGTTTTCGACGAAGAACATCTTCGGATTAAGgagaatatcgatcgatccaaaTCCGAG GTGAATTCCTCGAAGAATACGGTAACATCTCGTACACCAGGAAATTTGTCGTCGACCAGATTGAGAAAACCCACTGCATTCACTTTGACGCCATTGCAAAGCAAAACTACACAGCAAAACACATTCGCGAATCATCGAAAGACTCATCTGACCGATGGAAAATTACAAACCGTTGTTAACGAAACATTGG ATACCGTGGATGAAAGAACGGAAACTTCGAAACCTGAGAAAGATATCGATCAAAATAGTAGAGCGCAAGAAATCGCGGTCACATTGGCGGATCCACCGTCCGTGCAATCATCAACCACCG GTCGACCATCGTTACGGAACGCCCTGAAGCGCAAAATAAGCACTACGGTTGCACCTAGAACAGATGCAACGACAAGCAGGGCTAGCCTCAGGTTTACACCGGCTCTCAATGAACGACAGAAGCCGAGAACGAAGGATGATAAAACTCGTCGAaactcgacgacgacgacaacaaGGCCTAGACAACGACCGCCTGTTGTCGATTACGATTATTACGAGGATGAGGAGGAACCGGTGATCGGAAGATCAACTTTCAATGGAAAACTCTTTCTCACGAGTAAAGGAACTTTTCGATGCTTGGACCAAGGCAATTTTCCTCACCCTTACTCTTGTAAAAAATTCGTTACTTGCGCCAGAATGGTAAACGGATTGGTGATCGGTGCCGAGTACACTTGCCCTGACAGGTTATCTTTCGACCCAGTCGGTGGTATCTGCAATTGGTCAGCTGGACTTGGCtgcaaagaataa